ACACACAAACAGATCTTTGTCTTTATTGTAAAATACTTTAAATAGCCATTGCTGATTAAAATACTCACTCGTGTTGTACTCAATAATATCTCCACTATTTGGGCATTCAGTCACATTTAAAGTACCTGCTGGTTCTATCTCATCTTTTACAAGGTTGAAAATATTTCTAGTATAAACTTCAGCAACTTGTTTCTCAAAACTTTTCAAGCACGTAGTCAAAATATGAAACTTAAAAGGTATCAAAGTTACCAGTAAGATTATTGTTTTGGTAATGCCTTAGTACTTCACTGAATTTATGCATGAATTAAAAGGAGACTGGTTTTACTGTCAACATAGTTCTTCAATAATGAATGAATTTCCTCACACTGTGATGTAGTTCTTATGTGACCGAAGAAGTGCTCCCTCAAATATGTGATAGCCCACTTCATTTTGTCATTATAAATGCCCTGGACCCATTCATTCTCAACAAGTCCATATTTCGATATGATCTCGCTCCATCTCTGTTCAAATATTTCTGCAGTAAACTGTCCATACAATAATACGTTAAAGTCGTCcagaaaatatttgttttttatattcTGTACCGCATTACAATGGAGATGCCATGCACAAACGTGGTGTGGTATACCAGAAAATACTTCTAAGATGCCATCTCTCATGGCAGGTCCCTGTTTGTCATAACGCCTCCGGATAGTTTGTCTAACATGATTTCCAAAAATTCTTCCAGTGCCCACTTGAAAGTTTTTGACCTTTCATCCGAAAGCAAGACGCATCCAAAGATTGTTGTTTGACCATGGTAGTTGGTCCCTGAAAATATGACCAAGGGATTGTTGTAGACATTTTTCTTGTAAGTGGTGTCAAAATCCAGTACATCGCCAAAACATTCGTAATCAACAACAATTGCTCTATCAGCCCACACCAAATTATCTAACTTACCATCTTTAAAGGTGAACTTTCTTAGAAATAATAGGTCACTGTCTGCTTTGGACAATAAATAAGCCAATGCAGCAAAAGCATCATCGTCTTTCACTTGGCCACGCCTAGTCTTACTAATGTGGTTATGTAGGTCTTTGCTAGTAAAACCAACTTTATCATATCCACCCTTTTGGGAAATCATGTAACTCATTATGTGATAGGTTTTAACACCACATGCTCGCAAGCTACCTGCTTGTGTTTTATcgtgttagagatataaccattaatgTTGCCTTCTCCCATTAACttaagcttttgggatgagtggtttcataacatggtatcagagctctaTGTCcaaaaggtcaagagttcgatccttggtgaaccccaaaagtgaaaaaaaaatagcataaggcaaataaaagagaaaagaaggcctatgcaaaatcaaacaaacccAAAAAGAGGCTTTTGTTTGAGGGGGagtgttagagatataaccattaatgTTACCTTTGTATTCACTCTCAAAGACACTGACTATCCACTTACCCGTCCTATAGTGACGAATGAAACGAATCCTAGCCTTGCAATTGACACGAGTAATTGCCCTATGCTCCCCTTGATGATTGTCCCTTTTAAGGTGCTTCCAATGTCTTTCTCCTGCTTTATTACAAACCAATTATCTTGCCCTAtccctctctttctttcttttttttcgcccCCGTATGGCGACATggggcaaaaaaaaagaaagagctcCTATCAACTTGTTCCGACCTAGGATAATAAGCTCATGAGCTTAGTCTTACTTCACCTCCGAGAAACGAAAGAAAACTTCCATCTCCAAATTTAACTCAGACGTAGCTCGCTTCTTTTGGGGTGTGAAGCCGTGTCAAACCAATGTTGCCATTGGCATCTACCGTCTTCAAGTCTTTTTGGGACAAAAATTTGTATCACTTGGCATATTTGACATAAAACTCACAAACTTGAGATTTCATATCAAACACCAATTTCCATATGTCTTCGATGATGGTCAAATTAGTTATCAACTTTTCAAAACTATCAACATTAATTGTATCAACCTCTGCCTTATTTACAGTTACATCCACCATATCATCACTTTCATCGGAACTACACTTATACTCAAATTTAACTCCTCAGAGTGATCACTGTTCTTATACGactgaaggttgtggtaggcttagagaagggggggttgaatctatgccttccttttaatTTGCTGTTTTGTCCCTTTTTAAGCAAAGCTACaaatctgattctgtttgaactcagcagcggaaatttatgagacaatttatttttgtctcatgaataacagaaaacagaacttgacagagaagaagaagctaacaccagcatatatcctggttcggttgctttgtgctatgcaacctacatccagtctcctccacaaatatggaagattttcactatagttaacagtattacatacaccaatttcacactcaagttctagcctaacttgacattggctatgctaacacctaactatcttctcttagtgctaacccaactaagaaagggataccaaacaagtacaagatacaagacaattaaccaacctaaagaaatctgaaaataactctaggcttttctctcaagtgtatctctcagccttttcactcatggctttttcttaagctttctcactttgccttttctctcaagaaattacagaaagataagcttagaaaagtacattacaatcagaaaaacatgaaggagattgacttcaacAACAGCCTCTGTGCTATGCGAAAAACCAGATTAGCAagcctctgattcagttcttcatactggcggaatgcacctttgagtaggttacactgtccagttagttgaacttcttcaaagagCTCTCTCAGAACAAACACCTCAGGTTtactggttttctctccttaccttgaatgaacagcaagctcttcttttatctccttgcatgttccttggttcttcctccaaggtcaacatcttgagccttgagcttcaccaaccacagattcactttttctattcaatcatcaAATTGGAACCTTTCCTTCTGACTTTTccaacttgaccgaaagccacaaAGGAGTAACCGAAATTGTTTTCCAATGGTCAACCAAATCTGAACCNNNNNNNNNNNNNNNNNNNNNNNNNNNNNNNNNNNNNNNNNNNNNNNNNNNNNNNNNNNNNNNNNNNNNNNNNNNNNNNNNNNNNNNNNNNNNNNNNNNNNNNNNNNNNNNNNNNNNNNNNNNNNNNNNNNNNNNNNNNNNNNNNNNNNNNNNNNNNNNNNNNNNNNNNNNNNNNNNNNNNNNNNNNNNNNNNNNNNNNNNNNNNNNNNNNNNNNNNNNNNNNNNNNNNNNNNNNNNNNNNNNNNNNNNNNNNNNNNNNNNNNNNNNNNNNNNNNNNNNNNNNNNNNNNNNNNNNNNNNNNNNNNNNNNNNNNNNNNNNNNNNNNNNNNNNNNNNNNNNNNNNNNNNNNNNNNNNNNNNNNNNNNNNNNNNNNNNNNNNNNNNNNNNNNNNNNNNNNNNNNNNNNNNNNNNNNNNNNNNNNNNNNNNNNNNNNNNNNNNNNNNNNNNNNNNNNNNNNNNNNNNNNNNNNNNNNNNNNNNNNNNNNNNNNNNNNNNNNNNNNNNNNNNNNNNNNNNNNNNNNNNNNNNNNNNNNNNNNNNNNNNNNNNNNNNNNNNNNNNNNNNNNNNNNNNNNNNNNNNNNNNNNNNNNNNNNNNNNNNNNNNNNNNNNNNNNNNNNNNNNNNNNNNNNNNNNNNNNNNNNNNNNNNNNNNNNNNNNNNNNNNNNNNNNNNNNNNNNNNNNNNNNNNNNNNNNNNNNNNNNNNNNNNNNNNNNNNNNNNNNNNNNNNNNNNNNNNNNNNNNNNNNNNNNNNNNNNNNNNNNNNNNNNNNNNNNNNNNNNNNNNNNNNNNNNNNNNNNNNNNNNNNNNNNNNNNNNNNNNNNNNNNNNNNNNNNNNNNNNNNNNNNNNNNNNNNNNNNNNNNNNNNNNNNNNNNNNNNNNNNNNNNNNNNNNNNNNNNNNNNNNNNNNNNNNNNNNNNNNNNNNNNNNNNNNNNNNNNNNNNNNNNNNNNNNNNNNNNNNNNNNNNNNNNNNNNNNNNNNNNNNNNNNNNNNNNNNNNNNNNNNNNNNNNNNNNNNNNNNNNNNNNNNNNNNNNNNNNNNNNNNNNNNNNNNNNNNNNNNNNNNNNNNNNNNNNNNNNNNNNNNNNNNNNNNNNNNNNNNNNNNNNNNNNNNNNNNNNNNNNNNNNNNNNNNNNNNNNNNNNNNNNNNNNNNNNNNNNNNNNNNNNNNNNNNNNNNNNNNNNNNNNNNNNNNNNNNNNNNNNNNNNNNNNNNNNNNNNNNNNNNNNNNNNNNNNNNNNNNNNNNNNNNNNNNNNNNNNNNNNNNNNNNNNNNNNNNNNNNNNNNNNNNNNNNNNNNNNNNNNNNNNNNNNNNNNNNNNNNNNNNNNNNNNNNNNNNNNNNNNNNNNNNNNNNNNNNNNNNNNNNNNNNNNNNNNNNNNNNNNNNNNNNNNNNNNNNNNNNNNNNNNNNNNNNNNNNNNNNNNNNNNNNNNNNNNNNNNNNNNNNNNNNNNNNNNNNNNNNNNNNNNNNNNNNNNNNNNNNNNNNNNNNNNNNNNNNNNNNNNNNNNNNNNNNNNNNNNNNNNNNNNNNNNNNNNNNNNNNNNNNNNNNNNNNNNNNNNNNNNNNNNNNNNNNNNNNNNNNNNNNNNNNNNNNNNNNNNNNNNNNNNNNNNNNNNNNNNNNNNNNNNNNNNNNNNNNNNNNNNNNNNNNNNNNNNNNNNNNNNNNNNNNNNNNNNNNNNNNNNNNNNNNNNNNNNNNNNNNNNNNNNNNNNNNNNNNNNNNNNNNNNNNNNNNNNNNNNNNNNNNNNNNNNNNNNNNNNNNNNNNNNNNNNNNNNNNNNNNNNNNNNNNNNNNNNNNNNNNNNNNNNNNNNNNNNNNNNNNNNNNNNNNNNNNNNNNNNNNNNNNNNNNNNNNNNNNNNNNNNNNNNNNNNNNNNNNNNNNNNNNNNNNNNNNNNNNNNNNNNNNNNNNNNNNNNNNNNNNNNNNNNNNNNNNNNNNNNNNNNNNNNNNNNNNNNNNNNNNNNNNNNNNNNNNNNNNNNNNNNNNNNNNNNNNNNNNNNNNNNNNNNNNNNNNNNNNNNNNNNNNNNNNNNNNNNNNNNNNNNNNNNNNNNNNNNNNNNNNNNNNNNNNNNNNNNNNNNNNNNNNNNNNNNNNNNNNNNNNNNNNNNNNNNNNNNNNNNNNNNNNNNNNNNNNNNNNNNNNNNNNNNNNNNNNNNNNNNNNNNNNNNNNNNNNNNNNNNNNNNNNNNNNNNNNNNNNNNNNNNNNNNNNNNNNNNNNNNNNNNNNNNNNNNNNNNNNNNNNNNNNNNNNNNNNNNNNNNNNNNNNNNNNNNNNNNNNNNNNNNNNNNNNNNNNNNNNNNNNNNNNNNNNNNNNNNNNNNNNNNNNNNNNNNNNNNNNNNNNNNNNNNNNNNNNNNNNNNNNNNNNNNNNNNNNNNNNNNNNNNNNNNNNNNNNNNNNNNNNNNNNNNNNNNNNNNNNNNNNNNNNNNNNNNNNNNNNNNNNNNNNNNNNNNNNNNNNNNNNNNNNNNNNNNNNNNNNNNNNNNNNNNNNNNNNNNNNNNNNNNNNNNNNNNNNNNNNNNNNNNNNNNNNNNNNNNNNNNNNNNNNNNNNNNNNNNNNNNNNNNNNNNNNNNNNNNNNNNNNNNNNNNNNNNNNNNNNNNNNNNNNNNNNNNNNNNNNNNNNNNNNNNNNNNNNNNNNNNNNNNNNNNNNNNNNNNNNNNNNNNNNNNNNNNNNNNNNNNNNNNNNNNNNNNNNNNNNNNNNNNNNNNNNNNNNNNNNNNNNNNNNNNNNNNNNNNNNNNNNNNNNNNNNNNNNNNNNNNNNNNNNNNNNNNNNNNNNNNNNNNNNNNNNNNNNNNNNNNNNNNNNNNNNNNNNNNNNNNNNNNNNNNNNNNNNNNNNNNNNNNNNNNNNNNNNNNNNNNNNNNNNNNNNNNNNNNNNNNNNNNNNNNNNNNNNNNNNNNNNNNNNNNNNNNNNNNNNNNNNNNNNNNNNNNNNNgagtgaaatttcacttcaatatgcttggtcctagagtgcaaaactggatttttagaaatattgatggcactcatattatcacacaataagggaatattttcagcatttaatttgtaatcagcaagttgtgtttttaaccataaaagctgagaacaacaagaagaagcagctatatactcagcctccGCAGTGGATAATGCCACGGTTGGTTGCTTCTTGCTTGACCACACATTTAAGGattttccaaggaagcaacataaaccagaagtgctccttctatcaactctgtcaccagcaaaatctgcatcacaataaccaactgcagAAAAATCATTAGTTttaggataccaaagaccaaagttggatgtgccatgaacatatctaatgatcctttttactgcagaaagatgtgactccttaggtttggattggaacctagaacacaatccaacactttgcacaatatcgggtctagaggaggttaagtacataagagaaccaatcatccctctatacctagtctcatcaacatctttctcaTTTTCTCCCTTATCCAATTTAGAATTCGGGTGCATGGGAGTTCCCATGGTTTTGGCATTTTCAagaccaaatttcttaactaattccttggcatacttttcttgatgaatgaaaataccattttcagtttgtttaatcTGTAGCCCAAGAAAAATaccatttttagtttgtttaatttgcagcccaaggaagaaattaagttcacccatcatactcatgtcaaattcacttgtcatgagcTTTCCAAATTCAGTACAAAGGGATTCATttgctgatccaaaaataatgtcatcaacatatatttggactaagataaaagaatcattagaattcttGATAAACAGAGTTGTATcagtggtgcctctttgaaaaccatttttcaaaagaaaagagctgagtctctcataccaagctctaggagcttgtcttaaaccatagagagctttagacaatttaaaaacataattagaatgctctttattttcaaaaccagggGGCTGCTCCACAAATACCTCTCTATCTATCACCCCattcaaaaatgcacatttcacatccatttggtatagtttaaaaccacaaaatgcagcataggctaagagaagtcttatggcttccattcgggcaacagGGGCAAAGGATTCGTCAAAGTCTATTacttcttcttggtcatatccttgtgccacCAGTCTTGCCTTGTTCCTTGCAATGCTGCCATCTTCTCCCAACTTGTTTCGGaatatccacttggtgccggtcactttctttccacttggCCTTGGAACCAACGTCCACACTTggttcttttcaaactcaagaagctcatcctccataGCCTTAATCCAAGATGGGTCACTAAGGGCTTCCTTGACGTTTTGAGGCTCCATTTGTGAAAGAAGGGCAATGTTTGAACCTTCATTTGCCTTTCTAGTGGAAGACCTAGTTTGCACTCCATGAGAGAcgtccccaatgacaaattcctcAGGATAATTCTTTAAGAACCTCCATTCACGAGGTTTAGTGGACTTGGAGGCAGATTCGGTCACCAAAGGAATCTGTATGCTGCTGTCTGCAGAATTTCCCTCAggttcatgagacaaaatggaattgtctcttgaattttcagcatttgctgtttctggttcagcttgtccagaattttcttttccatgattCTGAGCTGATTCATCATCCTTATGAGCTTGATTTCCTGCATCACAATCTTCCAAAATGctttgcaccaagttagtatcacaaaatgtaacatgtatggaNNNNNNNNNNNNNNNNNNNNNNNNNNNNNNNNNNNNNNNNNNNNNNNNNNNNNNNNNNNNNNNNNNNNNNNNNNNNNNNNNNNNNNNNNNNNNNNNNNNNNNNNNNNNNNNNNNNNNNNNNNNNNNNNNNNNNNNNNNNNNNNNNNNNNNNNNNNNNNNNNNNNNNNNNNNNNNNNNNNNNNNNNNNNNNNNNNNNNNNNNNNNNNNNNNNNNNNNNNNNNNNNNNNNNNNNNNNNNNNNNNNNNNNNNNNNNNNNNNNNNNNNNNNNNNNNNNNNNNNNNNNNNNNNNNNNNNNNNNNNNNNNNNNNNNNNNNNNNNNNNNNNNNNNNNNNNNNNNNNNNNNNNNNNNNNNNNNNNNNNNNNNNNNNNNNNNNNNNNNNNNNNNNNNNNNNNNNNNNNNNNNNNNNNNNNNNNNNNNNNNNNNNNNNNNNNNNNNNNNNNNNNNNNNNNNNNNNNNNNNNNNNNNNNNNNNNNNNNNNNNCTTCTTATAGAAgagattttcaaatccttttcattttgaattttcttgcaaaaaggttcaaaggccgaaaaggcttcatttttctgtgcaagaaataaaacctaACCAAACCTAGAATAGTCATCCACAATCAttaaaccataatgtttaccacctaggctttgagttcttgttggaccaaataaatcaatgtgtagcaactcaagtggtcttttagtagagatgtcttcctttggtttaaaagaactttttgtttgtttttccattTGGCAAGtatcaca
This portion of the Arachis duranensis cultivar V14167 chromosome 6, aradu.V14167.gnm2.J7QH, whole genome shotgun sequence genome encodes:
- the LOC127748414 gene encoding protein FAR1-RELATED SEQUENCE 5-like, translated to MSPYGGEKKERKRGIGQDNWFVIKQEKDIGSTLKGTIIKGSIGQLLVSIARLGFVSFVTIGRGGYDKVGFTSKDLHNHISKTRRGQVKDDDAFAALAYLLSKADSDLLFLRKFTFKDGKLDNLVWADRAIVVDYECFGDVLDFDTTYKKNVYNNPLVIFSGTNYHGQTTIFGCVLLSDERSKTFKWALEEFLEIMLDKLSGGVMTNRDLP